In Oryza sativa Japonica Group chromosome 11, ASM3414082v1, the following are encoded in one genomic region:
- the LOC4350921 gene encoding uncharacterized protein, which translates to MDLDLDRKQIKRCVVAFLPPPEEEDAGEEIRVVPCPAAAAEEERRRSSKRKGKRCASNGSKPAGTLVPADGEEMILVPPGKLALSKNLVDKILSLERMELPHVADIVDDGNPNPSEADKALRRCVLDLDRDNKRHQDKLAACQAIIRSVRHGKGYAVVDNRLDFRVAVCRAEGVFLLPCHVADLIPVGFDLVSN; encoded by the coding sequence ATGGACCTGGACCTGGACCGCAAGCAAATCAAGCGTTGCGTCGTCGCcttcctgccgccgccggaggaggaggatgccggTGAGGAGATCCGTGTGGTGCCGTGCCCTGCCGCTgctgcggaggaggagaggcggcgatCTTCCaagaggaaggggaagaggtGCGCCTCCAATGGAAGCAAGCCTGCGGGGACGCTGGTGCcggccgacggcgaggagaTGATCCTCGTCCCGCCCGGGAAGCTCGCGCTGTCCAAGAATCTGGTCGACAAGATCCTCTCCCTGGAGAGGATGGAGCTGCCCCACGTCGCCGACATCGTCGACGACGGCAACCCGAACCCGTCAGAGGCGGACAAGGCGCTCAGGAGGTGCGTGCTCGACCTGGACAGGGACAACAAGAGGCACCAGGACAAGCTCGCCGCGTGCCAGGCGATCATACGGAGCGTTCGCCATGGCAAGGGCTACGCCGTCGTCGACAACCGCCTCGACTTCAGGGTCGCCGTGTGCAGGGCCGAGGGCGTCTTCCTGCTCCCCTGCCATGTCGCCGATCTTATCCCCGTGGGATTTGATCTTGTCTCCAattga